The genomic stretch AGGTAGTTCACATTTTACAAGTTCAAAAACAGACAGATACATGAGTAAATAACTGATATATTAATAAACTGTATCCACTCAAAAACTCACAACGGATACTATCTATATTACATTCAGCGTCTGTTTACATGATACTTAATGCAAAGACAATACAAAATGGACTGCCACCATTTCAGTTCAGTCCATGCTGATATAGATTCAAGACAGGCAATCTTTTTCAACCAGGAGACAGAGGCCTCCCATGCAAAAATACAGGAAGACTATTAATGGACTCTAGTTCAGCCTCAAGCTATGTTTCTATGTTTCTGAAATACAGCTGAAGTTTTATATTCTAATTACTAAGATAACAGAACTTCTGATTTACAACTGATTTTAAAATAGTGGACGCTTACATTCATTTTGACATCTTAAAAAGTCTTGAAAACTAAAATAATACATACAATCCTGCAAATAGATGTGCTTTGCCATTCATTCGGtaaacatgatttattttaaCACAGGTTATAAAAGTTCAATTAATTAACCAGACTTCTATATTTATTTCTTGCCTGGTAAAGTTCAGTCCTAAATCTGAGAGTACATCAAAAGCAGCCGTTCGCATGATTAATCCCAAGAGCAACTGGGGAGCTTTTAAACTCTCTCCCTGCTTATACATGTGAATCATGAGAGCCAGTAGACCCCAGCAGAGCCTCAGGCTCACCTGGGAAGCTCTTGGATCACTAAGGGTTCCACTCCAGAACTGAGGGCCAAGAATCCAGGGGCTCCACACCAGAACTGGGGTTGGTTTTTGGAAGTTCCAAGTGAGAGTGCCATGCAGCCCAGTGTAGGAAACACTGACCTTAAACTGCCATGCTGGTGTTTCTCATTTTCAACAAGCATCAGGATCATGGCGGGGCGCAGGCTTAAAAGACAGACACTGGTTTGCTTTGGCAGATTGAGCAAAGTGTCCAGGAACAAGCAAGTCACACAAATGCTACGGTTGCTCCAAGCCCACTCTGAGAAACAATGCATAGCCTGTGAAATACATTAGAAAAGAGTACATTCAGAAATCTGGACATTGTGCTAACTCCAGTGCATCCTTCCCGAGGCAGTTTTAGTAAGTGTTGGAGGACAACACAGttctttttgtcatttatttctaTTCCTAAATATAAGGTCAAAATTAAGTGAATTGTGAGATCATAATTCATTCATTAAAAGAAGTGAAAAGCTTTCAAAGAAattgtttctccctttaaacAAATCCATTCTTAGCACTCAATTTAAATCTCATATTTTCTCCATTGTTAGCCTGATTGATATCTGATCAGAGGTAGTTACTCCACCTCACCAAAAGTGTGATGTGACTTACCAAAGACACACATTCTAATCATGTACTTTGAGACCAGGTGAATTTTAAGTAACATGAAAACAATGCCTAATATTCTCAGTTTTAACAATGAAACATGAGAGTTCTCTCATAAATTTCAAACTACGATAGCCAGGAAATATTCTAGAAAACACTAAGGTATGATCCTATTGCTTTTGTGAAGCTACTTACTGATCTCCCACTATTTCTGTTATCTATAAAGTGGCAGCTGGTACATATGATTCAACCttaagaatttttgaaaaacaagaaactagggcccagtgcagaagcctagcagctaaggtcctcgtcttgaatgcacgctgggatcctatatgggcactggtgctaatccccatggccctgcttcccatccagctccctgcttgtggcctgcaaaagcagtcgaggacggcccaaagccttgggaccctgcacccatgaaggagccctggaggcagctcctggctcctggctttgcagcacctggggagtgaatcaacagatgaaacattttcctctctgtctctcctcctctttgtatatctgactttccaaagtcaatcaaaataaataaatctttaaaaaaaaaagattaaaaaaaaaaaaagaactgtctaAGTCTGCGATGACTGTTACTAACATTGCGGACACATAAGCACAGGTGAGTGTGTAATAGTTCCACCATCTCTGCCAAGCTTTAGGAGCAGATGTAATCTACTTTGAACACAAAAGCTACAAAGCGTCAGCACTACAAAGCATGGACTATGTGATCAATAGACTCCATTTAGCACCTGGCCACTCATCTTTCCCATCTAAGCAGCTGTCATTTCCTGAACATACCTTTTTGTGTTACGCTATTCACATAAGCTTTCCCCACCTCTTTTTCAAGGGCATGTGCAATTAAACAATGGATATGTCTTCTTAATATAAGCAATGAAAAGGCAACTGCCAAAGGTCAATGTTGCACTGCAAGAAAGGTGAGTCATTTCAAACAATAGCAACGCTTTTACATCTCTGCACTCCAAAAtaaggcaaaaataaaagaagtaaatctgTACTCAAAAAGCTGAAAAAACTCAtactatcttttaaaattaatactaTTTTTTAACGATTTAGAGTTTAGAGCCTGACATCAAGCCATTTTTCAGTTTAAAACGATtcagagaatttttaaattaggtAAAcataagttgaaaaaaaaaatacatgttaataATCAAATCGAAACAAGTGATGTTACATCTACTGCCAAGGGAAAAGGCTGGCTGGATGGCTGAAATGAACATGGGAAGACATAGCAATCCTGGTGTAACCAAGGTATAAGGCACTCCCTTGTCACTCTACACTCCAGCCATCCTACATCCAAAGAACATGGGACAGGGCTTAGCAAACACACGAACACAACTTTCATGTCCTTTTAGCTGGTTTGGCAGTTAactgcttttctctttcaaattccTTCTCCCGCTGCTGCTCCCTTTCCAACTCTTCTTTTTGCCTCTTCTGCTGTAGTTTCAGTGCTCgtttctatattaaaaaaaaaaaaaaagagtaaaaacctGGAGGACAATCAAGAATCATAAAGAATCATAGGTTAAGGTCTACAAGCAACATTACTTTGAAGTAAACAATATTTGTTAATGTgtttgttatttaactttttcaaTGTCCTGAGATTCCTATGATTCAGACAAAATCACTTCATCTTCTTATAAAAAGAGAACTGGAGCTACACTTCCACAAAATACAAGTATATCAGTCCAGCTATTAGTGGAGAAACTCAAAGTGGGGTTCAAAAATGCTGGCTTAAAAAATAGTATGTACTACAAATTAAATATGTTATTTGgagatataaaaacaaaaaaatgtaaagaaaataaaatttttatcttcataaacttatttttatttttctatttttataaagaatGTGAAAGAATTTTCAACTCACTTTTAACTTTGATGTCTTCTCATGAAGCATCAGCATCTCTTTCCTTATGTTCACCAACTTGGCATGGTAATGTTTGGCCTCAGTGAACTTCACAGAAAAGTAAACCAACAGTCAGTTTGAAATAGGCTAAAATATCAACATGGATAAATAAGCTATGCTTGAATTGCAGCTCACTCTTCATAAGTCAGTCAAGGTTTTCTAGAGCCTAATCTCTATACTTAAAATTACGAAATAAAAGCTTCATTTAAACCATCAGTAGGATTTTGGAAGTGTTTTATTTAgttcagacagaaaaaaaaaaactagcaaacAATAAAACAGACATTTACATCACATTGGAGACAGATACGATATTGTactaaaaacacaaaacataatCCTAAATTTTCAGTGAGATGATTCAATCATGCTCAGTTTCATTTAAGGAAAGCGAAACACTCCCTAGTGCTGTTACAGGATGGGCACTGGGCCAGGTCACACAGTACTGCTTAAGTGAAGTATGTGCTCCAAGGGAAGAGCTGTGCAATGACTAGAGGCCGCTGAGATCACTGTGGACAGGCTCAGTGATGCTCCttggagttctgaactcagacaaGGAGAACAAGCTCTGCAAAGACACTTTGCTTCCCAAGGAGTTGTAAGTATAGATTTTCTATCTCAGCCAGCCTGCACAACCAAAAATGAAACTGGGAAGATGCTGCTGGCCAAGTAAGTAAGTGGGAGAgaagtttaataaaaaaaaaaaaaaaagcgccttGTTCTCAAgataacagaaagagaagaaatcagaGAAGTGTCAGTAGATGGCTTCACAGCTTAGTACTGCTACAAGTTGGACTCTGACGAGCCATGAGCTTACAGACCCTCTCTCCAGGTCTCTCGGCCTTCTCGCTTATCCATTCCCAGATGTAAAACTACTCTGTATCTGCCCCTGCAGACTGACTTAACAACCTTATGCTGcttggttcattcattcattgaacaAACATTCATCTACTGCAGCACAATTTCAGCAGTGCGCACAAAAAAAGGTCAGCATGGTCCTGCCCGTCTCATCTGTAAGAAGTTAGGGCCTACTGGGCAGAAGATTCTGTACTCACTAACACAGGCCTCTGTCTAATGCTAGAGGTATAAACTGTGCTTATTGACTGTACGGAAAGAAAATGACAACATACCACATTTGCCAAACGAAAAGTTCTGTTACTGAGGTGAGTATAGATTTCTACAAAATCATTCAAACCAACCTATTTCTGatgtttaagagaaaaataaaggcagCAAAaggttctttttcttaaagagtttTAGTTCACCTCTTCAAAATGCCATACAGCTTCTGATTAAAGTTAATTAGTCAACTATTTCTATCATAATATCTATAATAAGATCATTCTCAAACTGTCCACTTTCTACAAAATTGCCATTAAGCAGTATCAACTAAGTCACACTTACCAAAGCATTAATGTCCAACATAGAATGGCattctttaaattttgaaatctCTTGTTCCAGGGTGTCTAATAAGACAACTTGGTTTTgtctgaaacagaaataaaataaaaatgtaatcctgaaattaaaaaaataaataaataaatttacatatTCTAAGTGCTGGCTCATTAAAAGAAATCACTTTCAGCTTAGTTACCACAAAGCTTAAAAGTTAAGTTGGAAATTTACTGACTTGCAGAGGCTTACTGGATTTAGCATCTTCTTTCTCAAAACAGTATTCCAAAGAGACATTCAGGtaactaaatattttattcttgccTCTAATAACTAAGGTGATCAAAAATATCCAAGGATATTTTCTACTTTAGCAGCATTCAAAAAAAAGAGTTTACTTAAAAAAGTTGCAGCATGTTCATAAAGGAAATGAGAAGCAAAGACTTTTCAAACTTGAGTTGACAACGATGCCATGCTGAGGATATGTCAAGAGGGATAAATAAGCAGTAGGATGGAGAGAGTATGATCACACATCCTAACATTCCCCTGTCAACAGCCAGCTGTGTTCTCATATTTGTAAATAACCCTATTATTCACAAAATAAGATGGTCGGGCCAAGTAATTTCTAGATTCTACATTAAAACCTACTgaggaacaaaaaaaaacctactgaGGAAAAGAAACCAATGTCCCAATATTCCTCTCCAAATCAATACATGTGACCATCACAGGAATAAGCGACACTAAGGGAGTCAGCTAACTGGATTGATTTAAAATGTGCTACAGACACAGGAAAATACAATGTGATTTGCTTGTTAAAAATTGTAGTAAGTGGTCCCGGCTCAGTaacagcagctaaatccttgcctttaaaccaccaggatcctatatgggcgccagtttgtgtcctggctgcgccacttcccttccagctctctgcttgtggcctgggaaagcagtcaaggatggcccaaagctttgggaccttgaacccatgtgggagacctggaaggagctcctagctcctggtttcagattggctcagctccagtcattgctgcaacttggggagtgaatcagcagatggaaaatttttctctcttgtctccttctctctgtatatctgcctttccaataaataaataaatctttttaaaaaattgtactaagtaggcccggtggcatggcctagcagcttaagtcctcaccctgaacacaccccgggatcccatatgggcgccggttctaatcccggcagctccacttcccatccagctccctacttgtggcatgggaaagcagtcgaggacggcccaatgctttgggaccctgcacccacgtgggagacccagaggaggttcctggttcctggcatcggatcggcacagcactggccgttgaggctcacttggggagtgaccatcagacggaagatcttcctctctgtctatcctcctctctgtgtatctgactttgtaataaaaataaataaatccttaaaaaaaattgtactacGTAAAGAGTACTGATGAAAAAGGGAAGTAATGGGGCCAGAGCTGTGTTacaataggctaagcctctgcctttggCATTGGCAGGccatcagctgctccagttctgacctaACTTCctatttatggcttgggaaagcaacagaaaatggttcGAGTCTTTGGGTCTCTCcacctggagacccagaagaagctcctggcacctggcttcggattggctcaactttggccattgcagctttaTGCTCACAAATCTGACAATGAATAGAAATTCCTTGAAAGATGCAATTACTAAAACTCacacagggaaagacagaaaacctAAGCAGGCCTATGTTAAATAAATTCAATCAGTAAGTAGTCATCTTCCAAGAAAGTACCAAGGCCAGATGGCTTCAGTGGTTTTCAACCAAACATATAAGGAATGAATGATACCAAAATCATAAGCAAAGGATGCACTTGCTGACTTACTCTATGAGGATAGCACTACCCTAAAACCAAAACCAGACAAAGacattaaaggaagaaaaaactaTAGATGGGTATCTCTCATGAACATAGATGTCAAAATCCTCAAAAGaaaggctggcattatggcagagcggattaagccatcacctgcaacactagcattccatatgggcactggttccaagtTCACTTCTAATTCATTCTAATGTGActgagaaagcagatgaagatggtccaactacttgggtccTGTACACATATAGGAGACtctgatgaagcttctggcttcatcattgtagccactgggaaatgaaccaagagatgggagttctttctctctgtctctctgtaactttgcctttcaaatccaaCAATGTAAAAACAAGTTTTACTTGACAACCAAGTGAAATTTATTCCAAGCATGCAAAGCAGATTCAACATTTGAAATTACCGTAATCTACCACATCAACAGACTAAAGACAAATTTTTTGGCTGCATCAATTAATGTAGAAGAAAACATTTGGCAAAATCCAACATTATTCATGATTAAGAATACTCCCGatattcagaccagagagggtatacctaagaagccgttgaacttgactggacaataagatgctggactctatgtttggtatatgcttgcaatgggggaatctcaactgaacttgaactgtggttatgcaacaaggtggaggaatccaccatggtgggagggtttggggaggggtggggagaatccaagtacctatgaaactgtgtcacataatacaatgtaattaatgaattaaaaataataaataaaaaaaagaatactcctGATAAACTAGTAAAGGAGATGAACTTCCTCAATTTGATAAGGAACACCTAAAAAAATCTACATCTAACATTATGCAGTGAGAAACTAGATACTTTGCCCTGAAGATCAAGAGCAAGGCATGTTTCCTCTCACGACTTCTATTCAACATTGCACTGAGTTCTACGTCATACAGTAAGACAAGCAAAGGAAATCctgtacctagacaagtgttacagtgctgggagaaaagcagccaaggctgttggacattctgggcctggttaatgccaaatctgtgttaactaccTATTCTAATATGTGGTTAAGGTGGAGAATGCCAGGTCAGGACACATCACTCTGGCCTTCAGAAGGGGGCAGCTGCAGATTGCTTAGGGAAAGAGGTCTGGGAACATGCTGAAATGGGAGTTGAAgggggcatgtttgacaggggaaggGTGGTTTCTTGGAGGTTCCCATGGACCCAGCCACTGTTCTTGTAGGTAGGTAAGGGAGCTGAGGGAGTGGCTTAGAGGGtggaaccagagggcatgtctgggtcaggccaaggcacccactcATGTAGGACCTGGGCTGAATTAAATAGCATCACCcaccacccactggtgcatgtaaaagctggggctgggagacatgcctggctgggctaggccacagcacccgccCATGAGTGTCAAAACAGGGGTAGGTCACGTCAAGTTGGGCCGCAACACTCACCAAAACGTgacagaaccagatctggggggaAAATCTGTAGGGAACTTGTGGGCtcgcctctgtgggactgtagcacctACCAGTTTAAGCAGAGAgtgggggtagtgatgggctgagtcaggctggaccacaaaacTCACCTGACAGGCACCCACTTGACACtcacaagagctagggctgggaggaagccaggctgagccaggctgtagtacccactggcacatgcaaaggccaggactgagggcaggccatagcacccactcgCACACACATTTATTGCTGGTAACAGGCCTGTTAGGGGAAAATGCGGAATTTACCTGCTAGGTTGAACCTCCTGCTGGGCAGCAAAATAGCCAAGAACTGGAGGTgaactaggccaggccaggccagatcaCAGTACTGATTAGCATTTGTGCAGGCAGTGTCTGTGGAAAGGCCAGCATGGGTcaagccacagcatccactggtatacATGAGAGCCAGTATAAGCTGTGAGCCATGCCCAGTTAGGTTGCAACACCCACCAAATGaaagctgagactgtgggtggaccatgtcaggctgggttgaagcatcTACCAGCACGCACAGATCCAGCACTGGGAATGAGCCTGGAAAGGGAAATCTGGGGTACTCCCCTgttgggctacagctcccactgaggAGTGTGAGAGCTAGTGCTgagggcaaaccaggctgggcaaaACGGCAGCACCCCTGGTGCTTATGAGAcccagaatgggtatgggacaagttaggctaggtcacagcacccacaagTTCACATAAGAGCcagatctgggggtgggccaggccaggctagattgtagtccccaccagtgagagtcaaaatgggtgcaggccagttgGGTTAGGCCACAGTAACTGCTGGTGAGTACCAGTTAGCAAtatcaggctaggctgcagcacctgccagaatACACAAGATATGGGGCTGGAAACAACCCTGGTAGGGAACcttgggggactcccctgctaggttgAAGCTCCTTCTGGTAAacgtgagagctggggctgaggacaggccaggtcagaatgggctgcagtacccaccggCATATATGTGAGCCAGGTCTGAGCATGGGCCAGAAtgagccagtccacagcacacactggcatgaccaagagccagaatggggcacaggctgagccatgttggactgcaacacccgccAATTCACACAGGGTTGGGGTGAGCCAGGCAGCAttaggctgttgcacctactggtAAGAGTTaagactggaggcaggccaggctgagccaagttATAGCACCAGCCAAATGCTGAGACTAGGGGGTGGGCCACTgcagactgggccacagaaccTGCTCGCACATGCAAAAcctagggctgggagcaggcctggtaggggaactttgaaGACACTCTTGTTTGGCCtctacttccactggtgagcatgaaagctgggactggaggaTGGGCTGGGTTACTTTGCTATACTTGCTGGCACAaaagtcagaatgggtgtgggccagccaatccaggctacagcatctgttgGCAAGCACCCGGATTGAGTGCAGATTGTATCAAGCTGGACCCCTGCTGTTAAGTTTAAGATCTGGGACTGGTAATGGGCatggtagggaaactgtggacactTCTCTGCTagactgcagttcctgctggagaACACAAAAGCCAGGCTGGTAGTGGACCAGGTTGGGCAAGGTGGCAGCACCCTTCAGCATGcatgtggggctggggctggaagtgggtcaggctgagctaagctgcagcactcatAGGTGTgcacgag from Ochotona princeps isolate mOchPri1 chromosome 6, mOchPri1.hap1, whole genome shotgun sequence encodes the following:
- the BLOC1S6 gene encoding biogenesis of lysosome-related organelles complex 1 subunit 6, which codes for MSVPGPQSPDGGLTVPPGSLEVRELMPGLSDASPDEGLIEDLSVEDRAVEQLAEGLLSHYLPDLQRSKQALQELTQNQVVLLDTLEQEISKFKECHSMLDINALFTEAKHYHAKLVNIRKEMLMLHEKTSKLKKRALKLQQKRQKEELEREQQREKEFEREKQLTAKPAKRT